Within Streptomyces roseirectus, the genomic segment GGGCGAGACCGCCCGCGCCGGACAGCAGACCGCGCGTCATCCCGCCAGGCCGTACGCGCGCAGGGCCGCCGCGACCTTCTCGATGCCCTCGACCGTGCGGATCGTCGGGTTCATGGCCTGCCCCGACAGCAGCACGTACCGCTTCCTCTTCACCGCCGTCATGTTCCTCGTGACCGGGTTCGACTCCAGGAACTCGATCTTCTTCGCGGCGGTCTCGGCGGTCTGCTGCCTGCGCGTGAGGTCACCGATCACCAGGACGTCCGGGTCGCGGTCGGCGACCGTCTCCCAACCCACCTGCGGCCATTCGTCCTTGGTGTCGTCGAAGACGTTCTTCGCGCCCAGCGCACGGGTGATGGCGCCGGGGGCGCCGCAACAGCCCGCCAGGTAGGGGGACTGGGAGTTCGCGAACCAGTACATGACCTCGACGTCGCCGGCCTTGAGGCCCGAAGTCGCCTTCGCCACCCGCTTCTTGAGGTCCGCGACGAGTTTTTCGCCGCGCTCCTCGACGCCGAACAGCCGTGCCAGGTCCAGGACTTCGCCGTAGACCGCGTCGAGCTTGAGGGGCTGGGTGCGGGCGCCGTCGCCGTCCCCGTCGTTGTCCTTGCCGACGCAGTCCGAGGGGGACAGGTAGGTCGGCACGCCCAGTTTCTCGAACTGCTCCCTCGGGGCGACGCCGCCCTTGCCGAGGGTGGAGGCGAACGAGGCGGCCACGAAGTCCGGTTCGGCGTCCAGGACCGTCTCCAGCGAAGGGGCGTTGTCCGCGAGGCGCCTGACCTTCGCGTTCTCCTCCTTCAAGGGGCCCTCGACCGGGTCGGTCCACGTCGCCGTGCCGGCCATGCGGTCCGCGAGGCCCAGGGAGAGCATGATCTCCGTCGTGCCCTGGTTGAGGGAGACCGCCCGCTTCGGCGGCGCGTCGACGGTGACCTCGTGCCCGCAGTTGGTGAGCGTCACCGCCGTGGCGGCGCTCTTCGCGTCGTCACCGGAGCCGGCGCAGCCGGTCAGCAGGACGGCACAGACGAGGAACAGGGCAGCGGGGCGTGCGAACTGCACAGCGTTTCCTTCGGCGTCGAGGGCTCGTACGCGAAGCCCGGTCGTACGGTCCACCCCCGACCGTCCACCCGGCCGCAGGCCGCCAGCAGGTCTTCGGACTCGGGATCACCCGACCGGAACGCCTTCCCGGACCGCGTCAACGCCGTCCAGTGGCCCTAAGGGCCTGTCGTCACATTCCCGTCTGCCGGGAGGGGTCTGGCACGCGCATCTGCGGCGTTGTCGTCGGTCGCCGACGCTCCGCGTCGACTCCCTCCTCCGCCTCGCAGCTGCACGCACCAGACCCCTCCCGGCCCGCCCTACGGGCGGACGACGCGAATGTGACGACAGGCCCTTGCCCCGCCCGTCACCCTCACCGCTGCGCGTCAGCTCCGGATTCGCACCGGATTCCCTGACCCGTGCGCCCACCTGCGCACACGGGTTCGACTGGCTTTGGGAAGCTATCACACGGCCCGCGCGGGCCACTCCCGGGCGAGGAGCGCGTACACGTACTCGCTGCCCCACTCGTCGCCGTCGAGGTCGTTCTCCACGAGGTGCGCCTCGCGGCGCATGCCCAGCCGCTCGCACACGCGGACCGACCCGGTGTTGCGGGTGTCGAGGCGGGCGAAGAGACGGTGGACGCGCAGGGCGCCGAAGGCGAGAGAGGCCGCCGCGCGCGCCGCCTCCGTCGCGTACCCCCGCCCGCCGAACGCCGGATGGAAGACCCACCCGATCTCGGCCTGCGCCGCCCGCGCGCTCGCCAGCTTCAGCACGATCTCCCCGACCACTCCCGGCTCGTCCCGCCGGCACACCGCGAGCACCAGATCGTCCCCGTCCCGCGTCCACCCCGTCCCGTCCGCCCGCCGCGCCAGCGACTCCTCGCACCTCTCCCGGGTGAGCGGCGGCCGGTAGAGGTACCTCGCCACCTCCGGCAGCCGCTGGTACGCGTACAGGTCGTCCAGGTCCGCCGGTCCGAAGAGGCGCAGCCGCAGCCGGTCGGTGTCGAGGGGAAGCGTGGTCACGGCGCCAACGTATCCCTGGCCCCCGGCCGGACGCCCGGGGTTTTCCCGTCCCCGCCCAGCCACGTCGTCAGCGCCCACCACCGGCGCGGCGTCTGCGCGTGGCCGCCCGCCCCGCTGCCCGGGGAGCCGCCGGTGATCCGCTGGAGGCGGGCGAGGCGGTAGCGGACCGTGTCGGGGCGGGTGAAGAGGGCGGCGGCGGTCTGGTCGAGACGGAGGCCGTGGTCGAGGAACGTCAGGGCGGTGAGTTCGTGCAGGCCGGAGCGGGACCGGCGGCGCGGGAGGCCGACGGCGCGCACGCACAGGCGGTGGAGCGGGGGCAGGTCCGCGAGGGGTGCGGGGAACTGCGCGACCAGCCACACCCGACCCGCACCCGGCAACGCGTCAGTTCCACCCTCCCCCTACCCCTCCCGAGGCCACGGTCTCCCCCCAATTGCCTCGATCCCATTGTTGAACCGCCGCAAATACCCCGCGAACGCCGCGATGTCCTCCTCGGACCAGTCCCCCATCACCCGCTCCAGCACCTCGACGATCCCGGCCCGCTCCTGCTCGAGCAGCCGCGAACCCTCCTCGGTGAGCCGGAACTTGCGGGCCATCCCGCCGTCGGGATCGGGGATCCGCTCCAGCAGCCCCGCACGGGTCGCGGCGGCGGTCTGCCGGTTCAACGTGGACGCGTCGAGCGCGAACGCCTCGCTCAACTCCCCGATGGACATGGGCCCTTGCATGAGGATCCGGCTCAGCATGATGTACGCGCTGCGGTCCATGAGCCCATCGGCCCGCCGCCCACCCCGCTTGCTCATGAACGAGTGGCGGCTGAGCAGCATCTGCTCGTACTCGACCTGGTGACTGGGCGTGTCCATGGATCAATCCTGGCACAGCCGCGACCACGGATCACATGCTTGATACATACGACATGTACGATGCACATCCTTCACCTGCACCCTCCCTGTTCACCCCCCTGAGAGAAAGCGGAGTCCGCCATGGACGCCCCCCAGCCCACGTCCCGCCCGGGCGCCGTGGTCGCCACCCTCGCCTTCGCCGGCACGACAGCGGCGATCATGCAGACACTGGTCACCCCGCTGATCGCGGAGCTGCCGAAGATCCTGGACACGACGGCGTCGAACGCGGCATGGGTGATCACGGTCACCCTGCTGGTCTCGGCGGTGTGCGTACCGGTCGTCGGCAGGCTCGGCGACCTGGTCGGGAAACGACCGATGCTGCTGGCCTGCTCGGTCCCGCTGGTCATCGGCTCGGTGGTGTGCGCGCTGGCCTCGGACGTCGTGACGATGATCATCGGCCGGGGCCTCCAGGGCATGGGCATGGGCATGGTCCCGCTCGGCATCGCCCTGCTGCGGGACGTCGTCCCCACGGAGAAGCTGAGCGGATCGATAGCCCTGGTCAGCGCGTCGATGGGGATCGGCGGCGCCATCGGCCTGCCGATCGCCGCGGCGGTCGCCGAGTACGCGAGCTGGCGCGTCCTGTTCTGGGGCTCGGCGACGCTCGCCGCCGCCGTCGCCGTCCTGATCTGGTTCCTGATCCCGAGCGTCCCGGCCGGCGCGAAGGGGCAGCGGTTCGACGCGCCCGGCGCGGTCGGCCTCGGCGTCGGCCTCGTCGCGCTGCTGCTCGCCGTCTCCAAGGGCGGTGACTGGGGCTGGGGTTCGGGCGCGGTCCTCGGCCTGTTCGCCGCCGCCGTCGTCGCGCTCGGCGCGTGGGGCTTCTGGGAGACGCGGACGACGGACCCGCTGGTCGACCTGCGCACGACCGCCCGCCCGCGCGTCCTGCTCACCAACGCCGCGTCGGTGTTCATCGGCTTCGGCATGTACGCGAGCATGCTGGTCCTGCCGCAGCTCCTGCAGTTCCCGAAGGAGACCGGCTACGGCCTCGGTCAGTCGATGCTGGCGGCCGGTCTGTGGATGGCGCCCGGCGGCGTCATGATGATGCTGGTCTCGCCGCTCGGTGGGAAGCTCACCAACGCGCGCGGCCCCAAGTTCACGCTGGTCTGCGGCGCGCTGGTCCTCGCGGCCGGGTACGGCGTCTCGCTCGCCCTGATGGGCTCGGCGGCGGGCCTGATGGCCGTCACGATCATCACCAGCAGCGGCGTCGGCCTCGCCTACGGCGCGATGCCCGCCCTCATCATGAGCAGCGTCCCGGCGTCCGAGACGGCCGCCGCGAACGGCTTCAACACCCTGATGCGCGCGCTCGGCACCTCGGTCGGCTCGGCCGTCATCGGCGTCATCCTCTCCCAGATGACGACGACGATGGGCGGCCACACCTTCGCCTCCGAGGACGGCTTCCGCACGGCCCTCCTGGTCGGCGGCGCCCTCGCGCTCGTCTCGGCCGGTATCGCGGCCGTCATCCCGGCGGCCAAGCCGGTGGACGGCGAGGCGGACAAGAGCGACCCGGCGGCGGAACCGGAGCAGGCCCGCGTCTGACCCACTTCTGCGGCGGGGCGCCGCTCACGACAGGTCGAGCAAGCCCCGCCGCACCGCCTCCGACACCGCCGAGGCCCGGTTGTCGACGCCCAACTTCCGGTAGATCCGCACCAGATGCGTCTTCACCGTCGCCTCGCTCAGATACAGCGCCTGCGCGATCGCCCGGTTCCCCCGCCCCTCGGCCATCAGCCGGACGACGCCCACCTCACGCTCCGTCAACTCCCGTGCGGGATCCGGCGCTTGCCCCATCAGCGCGCCCACCAGCTCCGGCGCCAGCCCCAGCGCCCCGGCCGCCGCGCCGCGCACCGCCCGGAACAGCTCGTCGGGCGGCCCCGCCTTCAGCACGTACCCCCGCGCCCCCGCCTCCAGCGCCCGCACGACGTCCGCGCGCCCCGAGTAGCTGGTCAGCATCACGACGGCCACCCCGGCGGCCGCCTCCCGCAGCCGCCGCACCGCCTCCACCCCGTCGATCCCGGCCGCCCCCGCGAACCGCAGGTCCATCAGCACGACGTCGGGCAGCAACTCCGCCGCCAGCCGCACCGCCTCCTCCCCGCTCGCCGCCTCCCCGGCCACGACGAGATCCGCCTCCCCCTCCAACAGGGCCCGCAGGCCCGCGCGGACGACCGTGTGGTCGTCCGCGAGCAGCAGACGCAGCGCGCTCACCGGACGGCGGCCTTCCCCGCCGGTACCGACGCGCACACCCGGGTCCCGTACCCCGGCGCGCTGCGCACGTCCAGAGCACCCCCGCACTCCCGCAGCCGGGCGCGCGCGGCCGGGATCCCGAAACCCCGGGCCGGGGCGGGGCGGTCGGGGAGAGAGCCGAACCCCCGCCCGTCGTCCCGGATCTCCAACTCCGTACCGTCCGGGCGCTGGTGGAGGGTGACGTGGACGTTGACGGCGCGGGCGTGCTCCCGGATGTTCGCCAGCGCGCCCTGGGCGATGCGGAAGAGGGTGGTGGCCGCCTCGTGGTCCAGTGCCGGGCCCGAGGGTCCCGTCGTGCCGAAGCGGACGCGGGCCGCCGCGCCCTCCGTCTCCGCGCGCTCGCACAACAGGCGCAGCGCGCCCGCGAGTCCCGCCTCTGCGACCGTCGACGGGGTGAGGTCGCTGATGATGCGGCGGGTCTCCGCGAGGTTCGCGTGCAGGCCGTCCGCCGCCGCCCGCACCCGCGTCCGCGCGACGTCCGGACGCGTCTCCCAGTCGCGTTCCGCGGCCTGCAACAGCATGACGCCGCCCGCGAGTTCCTGGGCCAGGGTGTCGTGCAGGTCCCGTGCGATGCGGGCCCGCTCCGTGAGCACCCCGGCCGCCCGCTGCTGGCGGGCCAGTTCCTCCCGCGTGCCGCGCAACTCCTCGACCAGCAGGCGCCGTTGGACCGCGTCCCGCTGCTGGGCCCGGTACAGGGCGACCGTGCCCCACACCGCCGCCACCGGGACGAGCAGTTCCGGGGTGAAGTCGCCGCTGCCGCGCACGAGTTGGCCGACCAGACAGAGCGTGATCACGCCCACCGCGGCGCCGGCCCACCGCCGGTCCAGCGCCCGCAGCGCCGCGCACGCCAGCGGCACCGCCGCCCACACGTACGCGTCCGTCAACGCGACCGGGGCCCGCAGCACGAGCGCCGTCCACAGCGTGACCAACGCCACCACCCACACCCGGCGCGCGACCGGCCCCCACCGCCCGCCGCCGGCCAGCCCGCCCGCGTACACCAGCGCGAGCACCGTGCTCAGCGCCACGATGTCCCGGCACAGCGGGCCACCCAGCGTCGCCGCCCGCACCACCCCCGCGACGACCACCAGCACGAACGCGCCGTGCGCGAGGTGGTCCAGCGCCCATCTGCGGGCCGGAGAAGGGTCGGACACGGTGGATCCCCCTGGACGATCATCCGTTGGAACAGGGGTGCCGATTTTAGCGGCCGGCTGTAGGGGGACTGTGAGGAACGGCGGTGAGGGGAGGGGGTGCGGGGGCTCAGGGGTGGGGTGCGGGGCGACTTGGTGGGTGGGAAGCCGTCAGGCGCCCGGGTGCAGCCCCAGCCGGCCCGGGGTCGGGTCGCCGTGGACCTCGCCGAAGTACAGGGCGAACGTCTGCTTGAGGCGTTCGACCTCCGCGCGGTCCGCCATGAACGCGGGGAAGCCGTCGAGGTGGGCGTTGGGGTAGGTCCACACGGGGCGCAGGCCCGTCGGCGGGGTGATGTCCGTGCGGACCGACCAGCCGTTGAAGGAGGACTGCTGGCGGGCGGCCGACAGGCACCAGTTCAGGTACAGCTTCGCGGCGGCCGGGCGGGCGGCGCGGCGCAGGATCGCGGCGCGCTGGCCCCACGCCATGAAGGGCGCGGAGTCGGGCAGCACCCAGCGGACCGGGCCCGTGCCGAGCGGGGCGCCGGCGCCGCCGACGCCGATCGCCTTCGCGCCGGAGCGGACCGAGTCGCCGGGGAAGTTGCTGCCGCGCGCGAAGACGACGTCCTGGGCGGCGAAGCGGGCCGCCCAGTCCCAGCCGTACTTGCGGACGTACAGGGAGTACAGGTACAGGACGGCGTCGTCGTCGTGCGGGTACGACGACGCGATCCGGCCCTTCCACGCCGGGTCCAGGAGGTCGAGCGGGGTGCGGGGCGGGGTCGGGCCGGCCGCGTCCGCGCCGTACATGAAGCCGAACGCGATCACGCCGATCGCCGTCCACGCGCCCTGCGGGTCCTTGAACGCGTCGTACACCTTCGAGAAGCCCGCCGGGCGGTACGCCAGCAACTGGCCCCGCGCCTTCCAGCGCGTGAAGTCCTGGAGCGTCTGGAGCTGGACGACGTCCGGGACGAGCGTGCCGGTCGTCAACTGGTTGTCCACACGGACGTCGTGGTACTTGCTGTAGTCCACCACGATCGTCAGGTCGATCTCCGGGAACGCCTGCCTGAACGCGGCCTTCGTCGCGTCCTGCTGGGTCGGGGTGTCGCCGCCCGCGTAGATCACGAGCTTGCCGCCCTCCGCGAGCGCGGCCCGGTACAGCTCGTCCAGGCTCCGCGTCTCCTCGGTGGCGGGCGCCGCCGTCGCCGTCCTGCTCATCACGCCGGCCGCGAGCGCGGCGCCGGCGCCCGTCGCGAGGATCCGCCGTCGGGTGGGGGAACTGGGCATGTTGAAGGGCCTCTCTGCGAGTCAGGGGGACCGGGCGCCACGGTCGTTTCACAACTGACGTGAGTCTGACGGGGAGAGGCGGTGCCGCGCGTCGGGAGAACGGACGGGACACGCGGCGGACGGTGGAATCCTGGTTCAACCGTTCGGATGAACCGGCGTCAGCTCCTCGCCAACCTCCGCATGGTCAACGCGAGTTGCAGCCTGAACCGGCCCGGCGGGGTCCTCACCGACCACCCCAACACCCCCTCCGCGTGCGCGAGTCGGTCCTGCATCGTCGAGTGATGCACCGTCAACTCCGTCGCCGCCGCCCTCAGGCTCGGCGTGAGCGCGACCGCGTGCAACGTCGCCAACATCCACGGCGCCTCACCCGCCGCGCGCTCCAACGCCCGCACATCCTCCGGCAGTTCCCCGCCCGGCGACACCAACTCCGCGAGCATCCCGATACCACCCAGCTCATCCGTCCCCACCACCCGCGGCCCAGGATCCCGAGCGGTCCCCTCCGCCGTGAACCTCAACGCGGTCCGGGCTGCCGCCCAGGAGTCGGGAAGCGCGAGGACGGGGACGGCGGGGCCGAGACCGGTACGGGGGGTGGGCGTGCTCGCGTGGTCCTGGGCGGCGGTATCCGAGCGGCTGCGGGCGCCGGCGTGCGGATGTCCCGGCGCACCGGGGGCACCGGGGGTCCTGGGGCCGCCGGAGGGCCCGGAGTTGCCGGGTGTTCCGGGGCTGCCGGAGCTTCTGGAGTTGCCGGGGGTTCTGGGGTTGGCGGAGGCTCTGGGGCTGCCGGGTGTCCCGGGGCCGCCGAGGGATCCGGAGCCGCCAAGGGCTCTGGGGCTGGCGGAGGTTCTGGAGTTGCTGGAGGTTCCGGGGCCGCCGGAGGATCCGGGGCCGCCGGAGGTTCTGGAGCTAGCGGGGGTTCTGGAGTTGCCGGGGGATCCGGGGCTGCCGAGGATACCGGGGCTGTCGAAGGGCCCGGGGCTGTCGAGGATTCCGGGGCTGTCGAAGGGTCCGGAACCGCCGAGGATTCCAGGGCTGCCGAAGGATCCGGAGCCGCCGGAGGTTCCCGGGCCCTTGCCGGGCCTGGGCACGCCACTGCCGCCGGTGCCGGCGCCGGTCTCCGGGATCAGATACGGCGGGCCCTCCGCCGGTACCGCCACCCTGACTCTCGCGTCCGGGGCGAGCCCCAGCCGCCGGGCGGCATGCAGGCGGGCCTGCTCGGGGGCGCTCGCGTCGAGAAGGGTCTCGATGAGTGCCGGGTCGTCGTAGGGGGCCCGCCCACGCGTACGGTCCAGTACCCGGCGTACGACACCGGCGGCGCGCTCCAGAATCACCGCGTCGACGACGGTGGCGGGTCCGTCCGCCCGTTCCAGCCACAACGCCGGAGGCCCGCCCGCCGCCAACGGAGCCCACGGCCACGCCGGATCCGCCTCCCCCTCCACATCCCGCCGCACCCCGTCCGCCTCCACCCGCACGCGCACCCGCTGCTCCTCGTCCACCAGCCGCACCGGCACCCCCGCGAGCACAGCGGCCCCCCTCACCAACGCCTCCACCCCCGCCCGAGCCTCCGCCAGCCGGTCGAAATAGGCGATCACCCCCACCGCCGCCCCCGCATCCGGATCCACCGCACTCAACCGCCCGGCCAGCTCTCTCATAAGCCCATCATGCGCCACCCCCGAACCCCCGGAACAAGCCTTTCCCCGAGCCGCACTCCCGCGCCAGCAAAAGCACGCGGTGCCGCCCCGGACCGGGAAAGAAAGACCGCCCGGCGGCCCGAGTCTCAGGCACGACGACCTCCGCAGACCCCATACGCACCGACGACAGAGCGACCACCACAAGCCCGACCGGCACTCATGGCATCCACCGAGCGGGCACAGCCACCCGAGCCACATCGGCACGAACGGACCCACGAGCGGCCGACACCCCCGAAGCCGCGCAGCGAGACCCGCACCGCAACGAGTCCCCGCCGCCGCACCGCACCGGGCCCGCCTCGGCGGCCGACCTTGCTCGACCTGCTCCGGCGCCCACCCTCCAGCCGCCCGGCGGCCGTGCCCGGCGCCAGTCCCTCCCAGACTGCTGCCCACGCCGCTCCTGTCTCGGCGGCCGACCTCACCCGTCCTGCTCCGGTGACCGGGTCACGTCCCGTTGGACGGTGTACCGGCGTAGAGCCGACGACTCCGCAGGTCGGCCTGCTGGGGAGGCGTCGGCGCATCGCGTAGGCGTACCGACGCCGGTGAGCAGCCCACGCCATGGCCGGACGGGCGGGTCGACAGGCACCGCTTCGACTCCGGGCGGCGCCCGACGACCCCGCATCGCCACACCACCCGGCGGGACACCATCGGTGACCGCCTTCCGGTCGACCTGCGGCCGTGCCCGGCGTCAGCCGCTCCCATGCCGCCACCCTGCGCCGGGCCCGCCTCAGCGGCCGACCTCGCCCGACCTGCTCCGGCAACCGCTCTTCAGTCGGCCGATGGCCGTGTCTGGCGTGTCAGCTGCTGTCCGGTCGCTGCCCCGCGTCGGGTCTGCCTGGGCAACCGACCCGCCTGATCCGGCTGGCGCCCGCTCTTCAGTCGGCCGATGGCCGTGTCTGGCGTGTCAGTCGCTGTCCGGTCGCTGCCCCGCGTCGGGTTTGCCTGGGCAACCGACCTGCCTGATCCGGCTGGCGCCCGCTCTTCAGTCGGCCGATGGCCGTGTCTGGCGTGTCAGTCGCTGTCCGGTCGCTGCCCCGCGTCGGGTTTGCCTGGGCAACCGACCTGCCCGATCCGGCCGGCGCCCGCTCTTCAGTCGGCCGATGGCCGTGTCTGGCGTGTCAGTCGCTGTCCGGTCGCTGTCCCGCGCCGGGTTTGCCTGGGCAACCGACCTGCCCGATCCGGCCCGGTGCGCGTCCTTCAGTCGGCCGATGGCCGTGTCTGGCGCGTCAGCCGTTCCCAGGCCGCTGCCCTTGTCGGCCCCATCTCGCCAACCGACCCCGCCCGGCCTGCTTCGGCGACCGCCCTCCGGCCAGCCGGTGGCCGTGCCCGGTGTCAGCTACTCCCCGGTCGCCGCCTTCGCCGCCCCGCCTCAGCGACCGACCCCAGTCCGCCGACGGCGGGGCCCGGCGTCAGCCGCTTCCTGGGTGCCCCCCGTCCCCCCCCTACTCCGCCAGCAACCTCCGCAGCCACCCCACCTGGGCGGAGCGGGCGGCTTGGGACAGGAGGGCCTGGGGGGCGAAGCCGTCGAAGCCGTGGAAGGCGCCGGGCCAGACGTGGAGTTCGGCGGTGCCGCCGGACTGCCAGATGCGGGTGGCGTAGGTGACGTCCTCGTCGCGGAAGGTCTCGGCGGAGCCGACGTCGATGAAGGCAGGGGGGAGGTCGGAGAGGTCGGTGGCGCGGGCGGGGGCGGCGTAGGGGGAGACGTCGGGGCCGCCCCGGGCGTCGCCCAGGAGGGCCGTCCAGCCGGTGTCGTTCGAGGTGCGGTCCCAGACTCCCAGGCCCGCCATCTGGTGGGCGGAGACCGTGTCGTTGCGGTCGTCGAGCATGGGGCACAGGAGGAGCTGGCCGAGGGGGCGGGGCCCTTTGCGGTCGCGGAGGAGGAGCGCGAGCGCGGCGGTGAGGCCGCCGCCCGCGCTGCCGCCGGCGATGACGACGCGCTCGGGGTCGATGTCCAGCTCGGCCGCGTGGTCGACCGTCCAGACCAGACCGGCGTAGACATCCTCGATGGGCGCCGGGTGGGGGTGTTCCGGCGCCAGCCGGTACTCCACGGACACGACGACGAGGTCCAGCTCGCGCCCCCACTCCAGCACCGGCTCGATGCCGGTTCGCTTGTCGCCGAGGACCATGCCGCCGCCGTGGGAGTGGTAGATCACCGCGCGGGGCCTCTCCGGCGCGGGCGTGGTGGGCCGGCAGATCAGCAGGGAGATGTCCGGCGCGCCCTCGGGCCCCGGCACCACCCGGTCCTCGACCGAGAACGCCCCGCCGAGGGTGACGTCGGTCTCGGCGATCAGCTGGGGCCCGTCCCCGCGCCGGATGGCCCGGATGTCCTCGATGGTGAGACTCGGCGGGATCGACTCCTTGATCAGTTCGAGCGCGGCGGACAGCTCGGGGTCGAAGGGCGGCGGGGACGTCGTCGTCATGGCTTCTCCTCGGTCGGTGAACCGGCGGACCGGTGAACCGGCGGCTCCTGACGACATGTTCCGGCCAGCGGACCCCGGTCCGGTGGCCGCCGTCCGGCGGAAGCTGTCCGCCGAACGGCGGGTGACACGCCCTGACCTGGCAACATTGCCGTTCGTTTACTCTTTGTTGACGTACGTGAAGTAGAAAGGATCACGCCGTTCGAGAATCATGGCGAATTCCCGACCCCCCACCTCAACAACCCCAGCCGCCCCACCGGCATCCAGGAGTGTCCCCCCGTGAACGTCTCCCTCACCGTCTGGCTGGTGACCGTGGCCGCCCTGTGCGTCCTGGTCGCCGTCGACTTCTTCATCGGCCGCAAACCCCACGAGGTCTCCCTGAAGGAGGCCGGCACCTGGACGGTCGTATGGGTGGTGCTCGCGGTCGTCTTCGGCATCGGCGTCTGGCTCTACGGCGGCGGCCAGTCCGCCGGCGAGTTCTTCGCCGGGTACATCACCGAGAAGTCCCTCAGCGTCGACAACCTCTTCGTGTTCGTGCTGATCATGTCCAAGTTCGCCGTCCCCCCGCAGTACCAGCAGCGCGTGCTGATGGTCGGCGTCCTGGTCGCCCTGGTCCTGCGCGCCGGCTTCATCGCGGCCGGCGCGGCGATCATCTCCGCGTTCTCGTGGGTCTTCTACCTCTTCGGCGCCTTCCTGATCTGGACCGCGTGGAAGCTCGTGCAGGACGCCCGCAAGGGCGGGCACGGGGAGGAGGAGTACGAGGAGAGCAAGATGCTCAAGATGGTCGAGGAGCGCTTCGGCGTCGCCGACCGCTACCACGGCACCAAGCTGTGGATCGAGGAGAACGGCAAGAAGGTCATGACCCCCATGCTGGTCGTGATGCTCGCCATCGGTTCCACGGACATCCTGTTCGCCCTCGACTCCATCCCCGCGATCTACGGCCTGACCGACGACCCGTACATCGTGTTCACCGCCAACGCCTTCGCGCTGATGGGCCTGCGCCAGCTGTACTTCCTCATCGGCGGCCTGCTGAAGAAGCTGGTCCACCTCAGCTACGGCCTGTCGATCATCCTCGGTTTCATCGGCGTCAAACTCCTCCTGCA encodes:
- a CDS encoding TerC/Alx family metal homeostasis membrane protein; the protein is MNVSLTVWLVTVAALCVLVAVDFFIGRKPHEVSLKEAGTWTVVWVVLAVVFGIGVWLYGGGQSAGEFFAGYITEKSLSVDNLFVFVLIMSKFAVPPQYQQRVLMVGVLVALVLRAGFIAAGAAIISAFSWVFYLFGAFLIWTAWKLVQDARKGGHGEEEYEESKMLKMVEERFGVADRYHGTKLWIEENGKKVMTPMLVVMLAIGSTDILFALDSIPAIYGLTDDPYIVFTANAFALMGLRQLYFLIGGLLKKLVHLSYGLSIILGFIGVKLLLHALHESGVHVPEISIPFSLGFIVLVLAVTTFTSLRASKKAELTS